The Strix aluco isolate bStrAlu1 chromosome 18, bStrAlu1.hap1, whole genome shotgun sequence genome includes the window TGCAAGTAGAGCTTGCATCTTCTAATTGCAATAGGCTGATGATGCAGTAACACTCAGTAGGTTTTTAGAATATATTTGATTTAGAAGATCCATTGTCTACCTTTTGCTTCTCCCAGAATTCAAAGTATGACTTGATTTTGAAAAGTAACTCCTCTTCTCCCTGGGAGATTTCACATTTATGTGTCAGTGACTCCAAATCATATTTGCTCAACTGACCAAAAGCCTTTCTTCTAATTGTCAGTCATGCGAACTGAgtcaggctttttctttttcatcccttGCCACCAATAATTAAGAGCATTTCAGAAGTGTGGTGaagtggaaacatttttcttgtgtaTGGAATTTGTAAATAATCTTATGATACAtacacttctgtttatttttacaatttgCCATGCGGAAGAACCTTCTAATGAattaaaagacctttttttatACTAAAAGGTGGCTGTTACATCTGTGCATACGTTACGCTTGTGTTACTCGCTAATGCATCTTTTGAAATATCCATGCTAACTCTACAGGTTTCCTCCTTCCCTAATTTTCTTGACAGTCTCTTATATGGTAATTTTGGCCATTAACTAGCAGTAGGAATGTCTTTTCTGATCCTCTTTTGTAAAGTGCAGAACAGTCTACCTGTTTGCTCTTATGCGTCCTTCAGCACCTATCTGAGACTTCGGTCTGTTTATCAGTATGTGTTCAGTGCCCTGCTATGGCAGGAGGGTCTGTTTAGGTGCAAAGGTGTTCGAAGCTGGAAACAAAAGAGGATTCTTTGGAGTCATAACTTTAGGTATACAGACAAAATTTCTGGTCAGCTGCATGTATCCAGATTTTTCCAGTGTGCTCTATAAGCTTGTGTATGCCGGTAAATGGGcttgaagattattttcttttgcaaactTTGCAAAAATTGCTTGGAATCACCTGAAGGAGTTTGGCCCGGTGACTTTGAGTTGAGTCTGAATACCAAGAGGACATGCTGCTAAGCAAGTGTACAGAATAAATCACTGACTGACGGTGTGAGAGGGAAGTGTTAGAACTTAGGGTCTGCTCCTACGCAGGACAGCACAACAGTCACAAGGCGCTGCTTCTGCATAATCTAATCCAGTATACTAAATCTTGTGTCTTTCTCAATGTGACAGTGTTTAGATTGCTAATGAAACTCTGATGTTGCCTTCTCATATCCCTGCGAAATGCACACATTACAAGCTGGCTGGGTCACCGTGGTTTGCTGGTCCATTTCTAAACTGACTCTGTCACCTTAGCCAGTTCTAGGTTTTTTTATACTGTGGGGCAATTTTCTGCTATGCTCATTATTGGTGTCCTGGAGGTGGATTTTCTGTACCACACAGGCCAGGGTAGATACCACTTCGGTAAGGTGGGCTATGAAAGGAATAACAGGTCTGAAAGAATCCATAATGGGAAAGATGAGAATGGTTATCCCTGACTTTCACTCTTGATTTTCAGCTGTTGGATCTTTCTGTGGCTGTTCCAAGGCTGGAAATCCCAAGCGCAGTGCAGAATTCATGGGAAACAAAGGAAGTCACGTGCTTGCTCTAttgtttttaagtttttatttataaatgcgACCATTGCCTCGTTATATAATCACAGCAGGACATGCCAGGAAATGCCAGTGGATTTTTGCATTGTTCAGGTGAGTTAGAGACTTCAGATTTGACTTTGTATCTTCTCAGTGACAACCTCACTATTCACATAGTGTTTACAACACTGAGGTTAGCCCAGGGTGTGCAGGACCACCTGGTAAAGCCCATTCTCTCTAGTCTTTGTTTTTACATGGCATCTTAAACATAGACAGCACTTCAGAGTAAGCAGCTTGCCCTGCCCCTAAAAAGCAAACACTATGTATATACAATATAAAGAGAGGATAAGTAAATATGAGGGGATAAACTGCATTTTCTCGAGTTCTCTGATATTAGTAGTTTTCgtggtttttttctaaagagcCTGCTCCTTTTGTTATTGTCTGttactgtgtttattttataCTTCAGTTTTCCCTGTCTCTGCATGGGcagattaataattttatttgtttttcttctgcaaaattctggtttattttctcATCGCTGCATGGGTTGGTCTTATTTCAGTGCATGCCCTTTAGCATAGAGATGATGAACTTTTGCAGTAACTATGCAAAAATGTATCTGGTATCGCAATAGGAGCTTTCACTGCATTAAATGGAATGCTAGTAATTTAGCAAAATCAGGGCTCTTGAAATGGTATTGTAACACACATGCTTTTTTCCACTCTTGATAATGATTCATCAGTTTAGCTTGGGGACACAAGTCTTCAGAAGTTGCAGTGACTTTCTCCACCCCACCCTAAGCCCAAACTGTGGTTGTTCGTGTTTGAGTTCAAAATAACTGTTGGTCAAGGCAATTTGCATCAGCTTGGGTTTGCTGAATTATGTGAAACAATGGAACAGACCTTTGAGCAGTTACCCTACTTATTCCCTGGTTTCCACCTGGTCTAAAATTATCTCCACTAGTGCTTTAATTACAGgctcaaaaaaaacaaacaaaaaaattaaagcacaGACAAATTAACCTGTGCAGTTGCATTTACATCATTTGAAACAAAGGTTGACTATTAATGGCGCTCTTCTATCCCAAAAACACAGCCTTTTCCATAGCATCCTCCACTTTCATATATTCCAGACGAGATGGGTAGTTAGTGCATTGGAAATGGGGGTTGTTGCGGATATAGTTAAGGAATTCTGGAGCTCCTGGGACGATGACATTGTCAGCCAGAAGGACCGATCCCTTCCTCAGCAAGTTGCATTCctagaaagaagagaaattgctTCATGGTGGCTGTTCAGCAGACGTTGGCTTGAATGTGACGTGCTTTCATGTCATACTCAAGTGCCTGCACCAAAAGCCATTGTACTACAGGTTTGGAGGGAAGAGAGACATGCGAGAAGCTGAGTAACTCTCTGATCCTTTGTGGTCATGTTTAATATGCTGACTTCTTCTGTTAACACAGTCAGCAGAACATTAGAGATGCTGATAACACGTTGGGTCATTCAGGTTCTGACATAGCAAATCAAGTGCAGTGAAGGTGTGCAGTTTGCTGCTCTGATTGTTTCCAACTATGTCTACATGATCAGTaagatggttttgttttgatGCTCATGACTAATGTTTGAAAACTTTTTTAACATCACATTAAAACGTTGTAGTAGCTCTTTAAGATCACCCCAGAGACTGGCATGTACCAGTCTCCTTTGGTCAGTTTCAGTCAAACTCCAAAACCACTACATGAATAAAAGggattttctgtgcttgtttttctttcatcttgtaCAACTTCGTGCCACGTTGTTCAGGAAATGGGCATGAAGCAGGGTTTGTGCACAATGAAGATCACTCTGACAGATTTCCACAAGATGTAATTAACTTGCAGTATTCACTTCAAGTGCAATGTTTATCCTCGGTAAACCTACAAACCTAATTTTTACTGGTATTTTTGTCTAGCAGAAGTTGCTTATCTGAGCTTACCAGCTGTTTCAAAACAGCCTGTAGTTAATCAGGCTGGTTGTTATCCTGTGTTTACAGGCAGCAGTTGTAGCCAAAACATGGGGTGGGTTTTGTCTCTCCCAGTATGTTAGAGAAGCCCTCTTGATGAGTGAGCTGCAACGGCTGTTTAGCTTACTGCTCTTGCCTCTGGTGACTGAACACCAGTCAGCACAGTAGAAGCAATTTTAGAGACATGGCAAATATCCTCTGGTCTGTTGCACAGCTTATAGAAGCCTACAAGTGACAACATGCTGTGTTTTCCACTGGTCATCAGGATTTCAGGTGCTCTTTGTGACAGGCTATTCTAGAAGTGCATGAAAAAGAATCTGCTGTCTGGGCCACTTTCAATATATATTTAATCTgagtattttatatttcatattgCAATACATGCCAAAATTGCATGTTAGAAGGTTTGTAACATCTGAGAAAATGTGGGgatcctttcttcttctttctggtCTTAATttcataagggtttttttaagcaaagcaaCTTTGTCACAGTTGCATCAGACTGACCACCACGATGGAACTAAACTACCTGTTTGTTTTGGCTGTGTTGTGAAGGTTAAGCTCTGATAAGGATGTGCTAGCTCTTCCCAGTAGAAAGAGCTCAGTCATCCTTACACAgccagtttaaaagaaaacattctctgGGTACAAAATAACTGTAGGGGGGGAACATTTTCTTCAGCTACTGCTGTGTAAATTCAATACTGGCTGTTCATAACCCCAAACAAATTTCCTTTCCAAACAGCTATCTGGAGGACAGggctgaaattaaaaaacagGGGAGCCTGGATGAGAAAATAATGTTGTGGTCCTCAAGCAGGGGTCAGGAAGTAGTTGGCAGGTTCTCAATGTAAGAGGCAGACTCaaaaaaagttgatttatttgtgaagaaaataattgaaaaatgacatttccatACAAGTAGTTAGGCAGCTGTAGAAAATTTTATCAGCCTGCAGCTCCAAAGCTAGGAGAGTATCTCTATGTGCTGTGTTGATAGATATAGATGTTGTGAATCTCAGTTATTTAACACTTGAAAATACCTTCCTATCCAGATGTCCTCTAGCAGTTACCTCACTTATCATTgcctgctgctgttacagccagCTTGTTTTGTAATGCTAACAGTAATGGTTAAGGCGGGTTGGGAAGAAATGAGCATAATTTTTCCACATTCAGGGCTGGACATAGAGTTGGATGGCACTTCCCTAGCAAGTGCCTGACTGGGGCAGTCTACACTCCTCCAAAGGTTGCTTTGCAGCCGGTTAATTAGGTAGTGTAAAGACTCCCATAAAGATGATACCCAGCTGTGCTACCAAAATAGTATTTCATTGAAAGGCTCTGCTGGCACCACAGACCCAGGTAAAAAAAGGGGTACTGCAGCTGGGATATGCAGGTCCTAAGTCTCACCTGCTCCCAGGATCAGGATGTTTTTGGGTCAAGTGTTCTGGTTAGTGACCATGCAGACACTCCTTCTAGGGAGCGTAAGGTCCAGACCATGCACTCCTCTAGCTGGGATTTCTACTCAGGCCCATTTGTTCAGGAAACAAAATGGTTCAACGGTATTTGCCAAGTCCTGAGCTATGTAGTATTAGCAGTTGTCCTTGACATAAATTTGGGATCCTGTCCCCCAGATCCTCTTTTCTTGTAAGGCTCCTATTTTGGTTGCCATTCATGGTACAGACGATGAGGTCATTCATAAAGACTATAGGCCTCACAGACATTAAGGCATTTGCTACTTTACTTTTAAGACTGGAATTGTGCAAACTGACCTGAAGCAGGATGGTGTCTGGTGTGTATCTGTCTTTCCAGTGGTCCAGGAAGACAAAATCCAGAGTATCCACTTCgtattttttcttcagctgggGAATAATTTCCTCTGAAGGGCCTTCTAGGAGTTTTACCTGAAATGCAAATCCATCTGATGAATTGTGAACCATTAAGAAAACACATGTGCCTCTAGCTCATTTTAAATTGTGGCCAGACATCAGCGATCCTGTTTATACCTCAATATTGCCTCAGTTGAATTATTTCATAGATTTAGATCAagtgtacttttttctttttgacaaatCAACTCAGTTGTATTCTAAAATatgggtttgggtgggttttttaaataatatcagAAAAAGTGACCTGTTGTTTCTGTTGGATGCTGTGCTCCTTTACTGGAAACATGGGAATCTCCTGTTGAAAACAgtacttttaattactttttgagTTACATCTCAGTTGAATCTTGTAGTCCAAGGGAAGCAAAAAATACAGAGAACCGGTTAGTTTAGAATAACACTGGAGGCTACAGTATGTGAAATTGATATGGCCAGTAGAGGgaggaggcaggacagaggcTATTACATCTTCCTCACAGGTTTATTGGCTTAAGTACTGTTAAACTGAAAGAAGCTGCTGCACATTGATTTGTTAAGCAAGCGCCATTTACTGTGAGTGGAGGGAAAAAGTGGTAAGGAAATCTGGTTTATGACTCATAGCCGATCAGGAGATTAAATCAGATGGGGAAAATGCAATTTTAGATGTCACTAGTACTTCAGTTTCTCTTCAAGAAGTTAAGAAACGCATTAGAGATCTCATGGTGGGATTTATTTCCTCTGGTTTTATCATCTACATTGAAGTGAGTTGTCTAGTCGAACAGACAGGCACTTCTCAGGCATGAATCCCCTGGCCTGCTATAGACGTCTGCCGTGGTCTGAGACAGATTATAGACTGGAAATACCTGCGTCTCAACCAACTGTACAGAGAGTCAAGGCACCTCAGACTGCACAAAATTTAGGTATACGTATTGTGACCAGCTAGATTTGGGTAAGTACATCTCATCTGAAGTCTATTGTAAATAATGCAACTGCTTCTTGTGagcttttgaaacaaatgacATTGTGGCTCAGTTTTCTGTTCTACTCAGTCTTGACACTGATTTGAACCTGTtagtttaaataaagaaaaccaaTCTTCTAGTCTAGCTTTTGGGAGGTAACATAGTGAAGTCCTCAGCTATACTGCTGTGAGAGGTCAGGGACTGTAACTAGGCACGGAGCTAGTTAAATTAGTAAGGGCTGTgggtgcaagaaaaaaattaatacaaaatgtCTATGAATAAATGTCGGATGGAAATCATAGAAAAGCTTCTGATTATCAGGAGGAGGAATCTGTGGGGCAGTCTTGCAGTTCAATAATAGCAGTAAACCTAACCAGTTTTGCCATAGTGGTTACTTATTTTATGAAAAGGACTGTGTGCGCTGATGTCCTGTGACCATAATAAGTGAAATAACTGACTCTGGAGCCTCCCTCCAGGTCTGTATTATTCTTACAGTCACTATGGGCTTTGAAAATAGCTCTCAGCAAATGGCCTGCCTACTGTACTAACCAGAGAATAGTGAAGAGGCCAAACTGGAAGATGAAGtctaaatgctttcaaaatgttaAGGAGATACAGATGTATCTGTTTCTGGTCTTGCCCCTCTGAATCTTCATCCTGACTCCCATAGCGAAGAACTTTGGAGAACAGCCCTGATTGTTttggtcacacacacacacacatcttgACAAGCCTCAAACTCTACCCTGACTCTCAGCTGGGCCTGCGTCAGACTCAGACTCCTGACTGGTGCTAACAAACTTAGCTCACTTGCACTGTATATACAAAAGAGCAGATGGCCTTGGTCCTCTGCATGGACACTGGTAGCTTTTCCCTGCTATCAAGCCCAATGGTTAACTCTGCATGTTCCCACTTAGGATGTCGTACTTGCTCAACAAGTAAAAAACCAACTTAAACCTATTATTGGTTTTATGGATAAAGTCCCACTCTCCATGCATTGCTTCTTCATACCAACCAGAGACAAATGGTGTTTACCTTATCTTGTACTCCAGCAAATTCAATCATCTGTTTAGCTATAGCAGCAAATTCTGGGTTGAACTCCACAGTGAGAAGATGAGCTCCTGCCTTCAGGAGCCGAGCAATCCTAACTGCTGAGTAGCCACAGTATGTTCCCAGCTCCAGTGCAACTGATGGATTGGCCTCTTCCACTGTCTTGTCTAGAATTAAAcctgaataaaatggaaataggTTAACTTTTGACAAAATCAAACTGGTTCACATACAGAAGAGCAAGTTAGTGACAAGAAACTTATAAAGTCTGTGTACTCAGTCTCTCGGGACATTCAAAAATTAAGGGTTGATGTCAAATTATATATTGTATCCTTTGCAAAGTGACTTATCTGTCACCAAGATGACCATGGACATTCTAAGTTTCAAAATTCAAACTTTTAActaaaaaaatcttacatttctGAGTAAGGAAGGGCCTGAATTAACTAAAATATTTATAGTGTTAGAAGGGAAAAATGCACTGTTTTTTCCCAAGAACTTATTGCAGAAACTGGCCATATTTGTGAAATGTATAACTCCTGAATTTTGAGTGCTCATATTTGTTGCAAATGTTACATGCAGTAGTCTGATACAAAATTTCTTATCctaaatacttgtttttaaagggaaaaagaaaagtctagTTATAAAGTTGCAAAATATTTGGATTCACTAGATGAATTTGTGGGATGGAAAACATTAGTCAAttgttaacaacaaaaaaatgtttcccaaaaGAAGTGACAGTGTACTACATTCAGTCCTTCTGAAGAAAAGGATTTATTTGTGAGAAAACTGTGTCCTCTTACTTGTATGACTAGAAACTGAATAACTAATCTGAAAAAGTACTTGAAGCATTTTTACACTGAGCCATGGAATTTTTCAATGTACATATACATTTCATTACATGGTATTTTCTTGGGTGTCATTCATTTATGAATagtgtgatgatgatgatgcttgCATCTTGAGATCATGCAGTCACTCTCGAAATCTTAGGAACTAAAGATGCATTAACTTTGATAGCTCTTACCTGAGGAAAGGTCATCTTTGTCACAGCTAAACTAGAGTGAAATTTTTAAGAATATAATCCCAAATGATCAAAGTTTAGAGCTTTAAAAATTCCTACTCAGCCACCACCTACTGTTCTTTTGCCCTAAACACCCAATCCTGGTATGCAAAGGAGCTAGTTTCACAAAATGTACCCATGACAGAGAAGCATTTTTTATTACAGTGCTTACAGTTGTATTTCATTAGCTATGTTAATCCCAGACTAAGCAAATTTCCCCTACAATTTCCCAGCAAGAGGTACGTTTGTGTCTAATTCATAAGGGAGCATGTTAACGTTTTGCCATTACAGTTTTTTGAAAAGACTGTCACTTCCCtgcagctaagaaaaaaaaatgttttgtccaTGTATTTTCCTTTAGGAGGCAAGAAAAAGATGATTTACTCGCTAAGTAGCAACAATGTCTGATAGCTGCTTTTGTGTACTACACAGGTAGGATTTCTTTCCTCAACAATAACTTATAACTTATGCTTGCATATACAAAATTCatagtttaaaatactttttttttttcattttactatcTTTCAGTTAAGGATCTGAAAGTACTTAACATAATGAATTATGCCTTAAGGCCACACTCTATAGGAACTGAGGTATAACACAACCCGAGATTTTTTCCCATAAATTGTCACCCTCTGCTTACACACGTGCAATGTACACAACGTGCAAACTCAGATTTGGTCCTGTGACTTCCTGAATCACTCACTGATACCCCTCCGCAAACACATCTGCACAATCATGCATTACTGTTTACAGAACTACCCTGCTGACCACAAggtgttgtggatttttttgcaacagcagcagctggaagttaCCGTGTGAATACAGTAAGACTGTACTATGCTAGTCCTGAAAGATCTTTCAAGTGCTGATCCCTGCCGCAATTACCTTTCTCATTGCCCACATTCATGGCCCACTCTTTCTGGGAGCAGTACTTATCTATAGTGTCCAGCACACTACAGGGGTCTCCTCGGACTGCATTCTGCAGCACAAAATTTAAAATCCTCTGTTCTTTGCTCTGATTCATGATGAAATTGGTTATTTTCTCCCGGATTATTTCATTCCAGATAAGGGCAGCAGTGCCGTTTTTCCTGATGAGCACCACAAAGagcagcaaaatgaaaagcaggaCGAAGACAATGAACAAAAGGACTGAAGAGCTCTCCAGCATctggaatgaaagagaaaaacagcccAGGGTTAAGGTGGCACGGGAGAGAGCTATTCTTTTTGTAAATATTAAGCTGAATAACCCACGACCAACCATACTGAACAGGAACACACAGAGTTTAATTATGATATTGTCCAGAGTAGCTGAAAATGACTCTCTGTTACTTGGTAATGGATGGTGCTCTGTGGCACTCCCTTTAGAAGCCAATATTCCAGGCAGTCAACAAGTAGCTTTATTTAatgctctgctcccttcccccacacagctgctcagttCTGGCTTCAAGCATGCCACTGCACAAGGAGCCTCTCAGCATCAAAGCTGTTCTAACCATTTTTCAAAGGATTTAAAATCTTAATTAGAGCCTGCATGTGATCCCACTCTCCTAATTTTTGAGCACTGGGCAACTTCTAAACTGACCTTGGTAAGAAAATATGGAATATCTCACCCTTTAATTTTGAGCACAGTATCAGCAGAAACTGGGCACTTAGTTTCAAATCAGTCTGCAGGTCCTAAGTTATACCTCTTTGCTAGCACCTGCCGTTCTGCAGACAAGCTGAGCTTGACGTTTCCATTGGACTTGACATACCTCCTTCCTTTCAGAGCCTGCAGCAGAGGTACCCAGGTGGAATGGTTTACAGAAGATAGTAGCCTTTTTTCTGCTTATAAATACCTTTGCCATGAGCCATCAATCTgatatttttaagaagaaaagatacATTTCCTTTTATAAAGTAGGGATGTTTTCTCACTGATTATAAAATTGTAAAACTGAATCCCTGAATTAGAGAAGAGTTCTGGCTCATGAAACTGAATAGATGTAACAAAAGGGCACATTGTAATTGATGGGCCAGCTCAAATCATCTGATGGGATTGTGCCTATTGTCCCCCTGAAATTCAGTGTTGTAGCTGGCAGGTACCTATGTGTGTGCAGCATGGGTGGTGTGTGTTTCTGTTTGAGAGTTTAGGGCATCTGAACATAAAGCTCAGCAGATGGGATGCATGTCACCCTATACAGCTCAAGCAATAAATCCCATCAGAGCCATTTACTCTGATGAATTTCGGACAAGCCAGTATACAGCAAGGTGCATTTACTCCCATGCAGGAGTTGCAGCACAAAAGATCTGATAAAGAAAGGGTTCTTAAAATTAAGGAATTGATTTAGCCTTTGAGAAGGTGCCAAACTAAGGGTTGTAATTTGCCTGAGGATTCTCTGCATATGAAGCTCCTCTTGTACAAGCCAAAACACAACTCATTCCTGATGATGGAGCTTATAACACCTCCACTTTTCCACATCAGCTTCCCACAAGCAGGGGTTGACAGCTGCTCACTGGGAGGAGAGCACAGGCTGGAATGTGTTCCAGTTAGTACTGGGATGAATGAATGCCAAGTTCATTTGTTCTTTAAGTCTAATTAGGTGTTTGAACACAGGTCTAAAGGATTCAGAATCGATTGTTTAACCTCAGCAGGATGGCTTGAGTCGCACTACTTTTtgaactgttatttttaaagagcATGATATTCAACTCTTTCTAGTCTCTGACTCTTTCTGTTAAGTGTCTCTCTTCCAGAAATGGTGAACAGCTTCCACTTGCACTTGTATTAATGTTCCACCTACCTGGAGTTCAGCGAAACCATTGTTCCAACAGGAGCTACAACATCCTCAGAAATTTTGCCAAGTTGCCCAAGACCAGAGGAAAAGGGGCTATATGATTAGCCAAATATTCCCCCAGATCTCTTCCTACCTGTTCTTGcttcccttttttgtttgtttcccacaAAATTGTCCCAGAAAAGTCCTAAATTTTATGGGTGGTTAGACTTCCATTCTATAGTGGGACTTAGCATATACACATTACACATAGGAAAAATCTATCCCACTGCTTTAAATTTTGAATCATGTAGGACATATTTTGAGTTCAGAAGATAACCGAGTTTCCATGGAGATATGCTCAACCTACAGTACAGCTGATGTTTGTTCACCCATCCACTTATCTTAGTCGCACAGTAAGTATGATTTGTTTGGAGCAGTTAAAAGTctatttctcttgcttttaaGGAGTCACCAATGTTAATGTTTACCTTTAATGCTTTCCTTGCAAAGTCGGACCTGAGACATTTCCTTTCAGGGCTCACCAGCATCATTAGCACATGAAAATCTTGCTTCTTGAGCCTTCCAGATTTTGTTTCCTAGCTAATAAGAACCTGCTTCTTTACCTCAACAGGATCATGAAGGCCTGGATgccaatttttcctcttttctatgCACTAGTAGTTCTACAGATCAGGCCCAGTTGTCCTGCACCTTCTAGATGGGACTTCTGCTCTTTCTAGTTCTTCTACATGAAGATGTTCCACATTCTTGGATTTGGCTATGAAAATATCATtagtttaacaaaaaaatatctCTCTAGCTTCACTTGGCTTGTCTTCACTTGGCTTTCATGGCTTAGTTGATTTTATGGTCATTGTTGATGCATTTGGATTACTGACATAGTTGAGGGATATTTGCTCTGAACTGCAATGAATGGATGGAGCCCAGAAACCATTTACTGACGCCAGCAGGTATCTAACCTTCCCACCTCTGGACAAGGGAAACCACATGAGCCCTGCATACCAGTGACTCACTTGGTGGCAGTCCAACCATATTCAGGTCCCTCTAGAACTGGAGACTGTTGGCATTCAGAATTCAGTAATCCTCTGGTTACAATGGCATCCTCTGAGTACAACTTGCCACAGCCACAAAGGCTGTTGCTTTGGCACTGTGAGATTCTGCCAGTGTGTTTGGGGCTGCCCTTCAAAGATCTGTCAGACAGCAAGAATGGATGATAGCTGCAGGATGAACTAGGTTGTGTACTCTTCAGGAACAGCTTTCCTCCTTTATTGCTTAGTATAGATGTGAGCCCATTTGGTAAGATTTCTCAAAACAAGAAGAGATAGCATCTGTAGGCTAACTCAGGCCCACTCCCTGTCCTGCAGGAATGCTGAGACTTCTTTTTCGGACAGGGAACAGACTGTGAAGACTTCTTTTTATACCTTAACAAAAAGGATCTGCTTGACAGTAAAATCCTGCCCCTCcattttcacattgcttcccaggcatggaagGGTATGCCAGCAAACCAGATTTCCATTGTCTTATTTTCCCACTCTGCTACAGGCTTTATACACCAGAATTACAGGATATCAAATGCTCAAAAGCCCATGTATTAAAGAAGGACAGCTTCTTCATTGTCTGCAGCCTatgaaatgctattttttaacGTGTCTCTGTTAGCCAGAGAAAAGCACTCAACTTGGATTAGACCTGCTGATTTTTAGTAAGTGCTGCTAATCTCGAACAAACAAATACTTCACCCTCATCCTTACTTGGACAGCAGTAtccttttaaagattttgttgCTCTGAAAGAGTGCACTTTGTGCAGAGAAAGGTGCCTTGTTTGAGATGTACCTTTCAAAGGCATAGATTGTATTTAGGCTGCTGTGACCCACAGCAGGTACTGCAGTGTGACATCCTGCTACCAAGATGTAACTAGCTTGACAAAAAGGTGTAAATTGAGATATGCTTCTGAACCAGGCATATAGCCATAGCCTTCTATCTCTTTTAGTCATTCCTTATACAAAAGCATGAGCAGGCTGCCAGCCCTTTAGCTTGTCTGGAAGGGCAACATCTGATAGTTCTGCTGGGGCACCTGGGAAACAAATTTTGGATCTTCACCTATGAAATCTTATTGCTTCAAGTTCACCCAAAAATCCCCTCTTAAGGCAAAATACTGACCTGAATTTCTCTTTGTGTCTCTTCAGATCTAGACTGGTGAGTGGCTGTTAGC containing:
- the COMT gene encoding catechol O-methyltransferase isoform X2, coding for MLESSSVLLFIVFVLLFILLLFVVLIRKNGTAALIWNEIIREKITNFIMNQSKEQRILNFVLQNAVRGDPCSVLDTIDKYCSQKEWAMNVGNEKGLILDKTVEEANPSVALELGTYCGYSAVRIARLLKAGAHLLTVEFNPEFAAIAKQMIEFAGVQDKVKLLEGPSEEIIPQLKKKYEVDTLDFVFLDHWKDRYTPDTILLQECNLLRKGSVLLADNVIVPGAPEFLNYIRNNPHFQCTNYPSRLEYMKVEDAMEKAVFLG
- the COMT gene encoding catechol O-methyltransferase isoform X1, encoding MLLNLMLESSSVLLFIVFVLLFILLLFVVLIRKNGTAALIWNEIIREKITNFIMNQSKEQRILNFVLQNAVRGDPCSVLDTIDKYCSQKEWAMNVGNEKGLILDKTVEEANPSVALELGTYCGYSAVRIARLLKAGAHLLTVEFNPEFAAIAKQMIEFAGVQDKVKLLEGPSEEIIPQLKKKYEVDTLDFVFLDHWKDRYTPDTILLQECNLLRKGSVLLADNVIVPGAPEFLNYIRNNPHFQCTNYPSRLEYMKVEDAMEKAVFLG
- the COMT gene encoding catechol O-methyltransferase isoform X3 gives rise to the protein MLESSSVLLFIVFVLLFILLLFVVLIRKNGTAALIWNEIIREKITNFIMNQSKEQRILNFVLQNAVRGDPCSVLDTIDKYCSQKEWAMNVGNEKGLILDKTVEEANPSVALELGTYCGYSAVRIARLLKAGAHLLTVEFNPEFAAIAKQMIEFAGVQDKVKLLEGPSEEIIPQLKKKYEVDTLDFVFLDHWKDRYTPDTILLQYNGFWCRHLSMT